A single region of the Gossypium arboreum isolate Shixiya-1 chromosome 12, ASM2569848v2, whole genome shotgun sequence genome encodes:
- the LOC108479211 gene encoding BEL1-like homeodomain protein 6 encodes MATYDTGSDNQKDTAPMIYFRESMPGSFPEAPDLPGNAIMYMNSGSYLDAFAGNSQQQNNCVEILAVEASDSTPQQQEILSNLGGSRVGDFGTWRDGRNEILVMHPMDGTASILRNGQNLQGQGLSLSLGTQIPSGIQMTSIPYRNPNSTFASFLSPNPTLTGEGGSRTSSCRDEQSRNAEYVPPGFSGGNQNSNKGDLSAYGMSSTSRTIPNSKYLKAVQQLLDEVVNVRMALKQCNGEKNQSSEDNQMKSSKEDDGGSKKMPSNQQEFSNNSPNQLSHAEKQELQSKLTKLLSMLDEVDRRYKQYYHQMQIVVSSFDVIAGCGAAKPYTALALQTISRHFRCLRDAINGQVRATRKSLGEQDTSENGKGVGITRLRYVDQQLRQQRALQQLGMMQQHAWRPQRGLPESSVSILRAWLFEHFLHPYPKDSDKIMLARQTGLTRSQVANWFINARVRLWKPMVEEMYKEEFADAEMDSNSSSENVVKATKGDTRTSEDRGEDVQQSESSPAIERCDTRQLVDSKPNPVPSLVDMEGPVTGAGFQYFTRGEAETEHMLLKLREEQRPNIDDSNLFPNAISHPDGDSDRIMAVAAAYQMSGFGNFGNRSSVSLTLGLQHCEGGNIPISGGGHQDFVAMRGADICNPTASSVGASETSDFECINPGNRQHGFSSSHLLHDFVT; translated from the exons ATGGCTACTTATGACACTGGTTCTGATAATCAAAAAGATACTGCTCCAATGATCTATTTTAGAGAATCGATGCCTGGTTCATTTCCAGAGGCACCAGATCTTCCTGGTAATGCGATTATGTATATGAATTCCGGGTCATATTTAGATGCATTTGCTGGGAATTCTCAGCAACAAAATAACTGCGTTGAGATTCTGGCTGTGGAAGCTTCAGATTCGACTCCACAGCAGCAAGAGATATTGTCAAACCTTGGTGGCTCACGTGTTGGTGACTTTGGTACTTGGAGGGATGGTAGAAATGAAATTCTAGTTATGCATCCGATGGATGGTACTGCCAGCATCCTTCGCAATGGTCAAAACTTGCAAGGTCAAGGATTATCGCTAAGCCTTGGAACCCAAATTCCTTCAGGAATTCAAATGACTTCCATCCCCTATCGAAATCCCAATTCCACTTTTGCTTCGTTCTTGAGTCCTAATCCAACACTTACTGGAGAGGGTGGCAGCAGGACTAGCTCTTGTAGAGATGAACAGTCGAGAAACGCGGAATATGTTCCACCTGGTTTTTCTGGAGGTAACCAAAATTCAAATAAAGGGGATTTATCTGCATATGGTATGTCAAGTACTTCAAGAACTATTCCTAATTCCAAATATCTCAAGGCAGTGCAACAACTGCTTGATGAAGTCGTTAATGTTCGAATGGCTCTAAAGCAATGTAATGGTGAGAAAAACCAAAGCTCAGAAGACAACCAGATGAAGAGTTCCAAAGAGGATGATGGAGGATCAAAAAAAATGCCCTCAAATCAGCAAGAATTCTCAAATAACTCTCCAAACCAGCTTTCACATGCTGAAAAACAAGAACTACAAAGCAAGTTAACGAAGCTGTTGTCCATGTTGGATGAG GTTGATAGAAGGTATAAACAGTATTATCATCAGATGCAGATTGTAGTGTCTTCATTTGATGTGATAGCGGGGTGTGGAGCTGCTAAGCCATACACAGCACTCGCGCTTCAGACTATATCCCGCCACTTTCGGTGCTTGCGAGATGCTATTAATGGTCAAGTTCGGGCAACACGTAAGAGTCTCGGGGAGCAGGATACTTCAGAAAATGGTAAAGGAGTAGGAATTACTCGTCTGCGTTATGTGGATCAGCAGCTGCGACAACAGAGAGCTCTTCAGCAACTTGGGATGATGCAACAACATGCATGGAGGCCTCAGAGAGGTCTGCCCGAAAGCTCTGTTTCAATACTTCGTGCTTGGCTGTTTGAGCATTTTCTTCATCC CTACCCGAAGGATTCTGATAAGATCATGCTAGCAAGACAGACAGGCTTGACTAGAAGTCAG GTTGCCAATTGGTTTATAAATGCACGGGTGCGTCTCTGGAAGCCTATGGTCGAAGAGATGTACAAGGAAGAATTTGCGGATGCAGAAATGGACTCTAATTCTTCATCCGAAAATGTTGTCAAAGCAACAAAAGGTGATACAAGGACCTCTGAGGATAGAGGTGAAGATGTGCAACAAAGTGAAAGTTCGCCGGCCATAGAGAGATGTGACACCAGACAGTTGGTGGATTCCAAACCCAACCCTGTTCCTTCTTTAGTTGATATGGAAGGACCAGTTACTGGAGCTGGTTTCCAGTACTTCACACGAGGAGAAGCTGAAACCGAGCATATGTTACTTAAGCTACGAGAGGAGCAGAGGCCCAATATTGATGATTCTAACCTGTTCCCTAATGCAATTTCTCATCCTGATGGTGATAGTGACCGGATTATGGCAGTAGCTGCTGCTTACCAGATGTCAGGGTTTGGTAATTTTGGAAATAGAAGCAGTGTCTCACTCACTTTGGGATTGCAGCATTGTGAGGGTGGTAATATACCTATATCAGGCGGAGGCCATCAAGATTTTGTTGCAATGAGAGGGGCTGACATATGCAATCCTACTGCATCAAGCGTAGGAGCCTCCGAAACATCAGATTTTGAATGCATAAATCCTGGAAATCGGCAACATGGGTTTAGTTCCTCTCATTTGTTACATGATTTTGTCACATGA
- the LOC108479210 gene encoding protein CHROMATIN REMODELING 35: protein MEPPLPVLPTNYGISNEFCSKGCKRTRLSSDSKDYDSTISAANPQDGNEKKKPKVSPNAIDFSDPLAYAKMLETFNTGGKYGSVTKDLEALISRNTQLVSKVLALHPRLSNMSADVEKTPRKEASKVPSRQLSHLSRNNFIDLEDDSIGNDITSSVSPVVILDSDDEDNRNPRSLHPVQEIVLRKPSGNLIYKEIKVGEPNLFQFGESMGNRVYKEEKISLTSEFDIKKDKGIYVGVEDDVDAQTENEDDGLGDIWQEMSMALEFSKDAIEDPSNEHMPEDDEDCDHSFVLKDDLGYVCRICGVIQRGIETIIDIQYNKAKKSTNAYALEPRNGKNRESIETGVKFSEDDLAVTDITAHPRHMKQMKPHQVEGFNFLLSNLVADNPGGCILAHAPGSGKTFMIISFMQSFLAKYPHAKPLVVLPKGILATWKKEFETWQVEDIPLLDFYTVKADNRSQQLDVLKKWVECKSILFLGYKQFSTIICDGGTSQTSISCREILLRAPSILILDEGHTPRNENTDVLQSLAKVQTARKVVLSGTLYQNHVKEVFNILNLVRPKFLRLDTSKSVIKRIMSKVHIAGVKKQLKAGADAAFYDLVEHTLQKDENFERKVSVIHDLREMTSKVLHYYKGDFLDELPGLVDFTVVLSLGPRQKDEVHKLRRFQRKFKISSVGSAVYLHPKLNSFSENSDTTDDKMDELLNTLDVREGVKAKFFLNMLNLCESAGEKLLVFSQYLVPLKFLERLSVKVKGWQPGIQVFSITGESSSDHREWSMDRFNNSPDAKVFFGSIKACGEGISLVGASRIIILDVHLNPSVTRQAIGRAFRPGQKKKVYAYRLVAGDSPEEEDHSTCFKKELIAKMWFEWNKYCGNRDFDMETVNLNECNDLFLESQLLREDIRDLYRR, encoded by the exons ATGGAGCCTCCGCTGCCGGTTTTGCCTACAAATTACGGAATCTCAAACG AATTCTGTTCTAAAGGTTGTAAGAGGACAAGATTATCCAGTGATTCAAAAGATTATGACAGCACCATCTCTGCTGCAAATCCTCAAGATGGCAATGAAAAGAAAAAACCTAAGGTCTCCCCGAATGCAATTGATTTCAGTGACCCACTTGCATATGCTAAAATGCTTGAAACTTTTAATACTGGTGGTAAATATGGAAGTGTTACAAAAGATTTAGAAGCCCTTATTTCTAGGAATACACAATTGGTAAGCAAGGTACTTGCTTTGCATCCTCGTCTTTCAAATATGTCGGCAGATGTGGAAAAGACCCCGAGGAAAGAGGCTTCAAAGGTCCCAAGTCGACAACTTTCCCATTTGTCACGAAACAATTTTATCGACTTGGAGGATGACTCTATTGGAAATGACATCACATCGTCGGTGTCACCAGTAGTGATTCTGGATTCAGATGATGAAGACAATAGAAATCCTAGATCTCTACATCCGGTCCAGGAAATTGTATTGAGGAAGCCATCTGGGAATTTAATCTATAAAGAGATAAAG GTTGGAGAGCCTAATTTGTTTCAGTTTGGGGAGTCTATGGGCAACCGAGTTTACAAGGAAGAGAAGATTAGTCTGACCAGTGAATTTGATATCAAGAAGGATAAAGGTATTTATGTTGGTGTTGAAGACGATGTTGATGCTCAAACGGAGAATGAAGATGATGGTCTGGGAGATATTTGGCAGGAGATGTCAATGGCATTAGAATTCTCCAAG GATGCTATTGAGGATCCTTCAAACGAGCACATGCCAGAAGATGACGAAGATTGTGATCATTCTTTTGTCTTGAAGGATGATCTTGGTTATGTATGTAGAATTTGCGGGGTCATTCAGAGAGGAATTGAGACTATAATTGACATCCAATATAacaag GCCAAAAAGAGCACAAATGCTTATGCATTAGAGCCTCGAAATGGCAAAAATAGAGAGTCAATTGAAACTGGAGTTAAGTTCTCTGAAGATGATTTAGCAGTAACCGACATAACTGCGCATCCAAGGCATATGAAGCAAATGAAACCTCATCAAGTTGAAGGCTTTAATTTTCTTCTGAGCAATTTGGTGGCAGATAACCCTGGGGGCTGCATCTTGGCACATGCCCCTGGTTCTGGAAAAACATTTATGATAATCAGCTTCATGCAGAGTTTCCTAGCCAAATACCCACATGCTAAACCACTAGTTGTGCTTCCAAAAGGCATCTTGGCTACATGGAAAAAGGAGTTTGAAACATGGCAAGTAGAGGATATTCCACTGCTTGATTTTTATACTGTGAAAGCAGATAATAGATCTCAGCAATTGGATGTTTTGAAGAAGTGGGTTGAGTGCAAAAGTATCCTTTTTCTGGGATACAAGCAGTTCTCTACCATAATTTGTGATGGTGGAACCAGCCAGACTTCTATATCTTGCCGAGAGATACTGCTCAGAGCACcttcaattttaattttggatGAAGGCCACACACCGAGGAATGAGAACACCGATGTGCTACAATCCCTTGCAAAAGTGCAAACAGCTCGAAAAGTGGTGCTTTCAGGAACTCTTTATCAAAATCATGTTAAAGAGGTATTTAACATATTGAACCTTGTTCGACCAAAGTTTCTTAGGTTGGATACTTCAAAATCAGTAATTAAGCGGATAATGAGCAAGGTGCATATAGCTGGGGTGAAGAAGCAGTTAAAAGCTGGAGCAGATGCGGCTTTTTATGATTTGGTGGAGCACACACTGCAGAAAGATGAAAATTTTGAGAGAAAAGTCTCAGTCATCCATGATCTGCGTGAGATGACCAGCAAAGTTCTTCATTACTATAAAGGTGATTTCTTGGATGAGCTTCCTGGACTTGTTGATTTCACTGTTGTGCTGAGTCTTGGTCCTAGACAGAAGGATGAAGTTCACAAGTTAAGAAGGTTTCAAAGGAAATTCAAGATTTCATCTGTTGGTAGTGCTGTTTATCTCCATCCAAAACTTAATTCTTTCTCTGAGAATTCTGACACAACAGATGATAAGATGGATGAGCTGTTAAACACATTAGATGTTAGAGAGGGCGTcaaagcaaaattttttcttaatatgttaaatttgtgtgagtCAGCTGGTGAGAAACTCCTTGTTTTTAGTCAGTATCTTGTCCCCTTGAAATTTTTAGAGAGATTATCCGTGAAAGTGAAGGGTTGGCAACCAGGAATTCAGGTTTTCTCGATCACAGGTGAATCAAGCTCTGATCATAGGGAGTGGTCTATGGATCGCTTCAATAACTCTCCTGATGCCAAAGTTTTCTTTGGATCTATAAAGGCATGTGGAGAGGGAATTTCTTTGGTGGGGGCATCCCGAATTATCATTTTGGATGTCCATCTTAATCCATCTGTGACCCGCCAAGCAATAGGTCGTGCTTTTCGCCCTGGCCAAAAGAAGAAAGTGTACGCGTATAGATTGGTTGCAGGGGATTCTCCTGAGGAGGAGGATCATAGTACTTGTTTCAAGAAGGAATTAATTGCAAAAATGTGGTTTGAGTGGAACAAGTATTGTGGTAACCGAGATTTTGATATGGAGACTGTTAATTTGAACGAGTGCAATGATCTCTTTTTGGAAAGTCAGTTGTTAAGGGAAGACATTAGGGATCTGTACAGAAG GTAG